The following coding sequences lie in one Lemur catta isolate mLemCat1 chromosome 11, mLemCat1.pri, whole genome shotgun sequence genomic window:
- the EPHB6 gene encoding ephrin type-B receptor 6 isoform X2 — translation MATEGAARPGSRVAGMVCSLGVLLLVSSVLALEEVLLDTTGETSEIGWLTYPPGGWDEVSVLDDQRRLTRTFEACHVAGAPPGTGQDNWLQTHFVERRGAQRVHIRLHFSVRACSSLGDTGACLALVAVRLFSYTCPSVLRAFASFPETQASGAGGASLVAAVGTCVAHAEPEEDGVGGQAGGSPPRLHCNGEGKWMVAVGGCRCQPGHQPARGDKACQACPRGLYKAQPGDAPCSPCPARSHAATPAAPVCPCLQGFYRASSDPPEAPCTGPPSAPRELWFEVQGSALMLHWRLPQELGGRGDLLFNVVCKECGGQQEPGSSGSTCRRCRDEVHFDPRQRGLTESRVLVGGLRAHVPYILEVQAVNGVSELSPDPPQAAAINVSTSHEVPSAVPVVHQVSRASNSITVSWPQPDQANGNILDYQLRYYDQAEDESHSFTLTSETNTATVTQLSPGHIYGFQVRARTAAGHGPYGGKVYFQTLPQGELSSQLPERLSLVIGSVLGALAFLLLAAITVLAVVFQRKRRGTGYTEQLQQYSSPGLGVKYYIDPSTYEDPCQAIRELAREVDPAYIKIEEVIGTGSFGEVRRGRLQPRGRREQAVAIQALWAGGAESLQMTFLGRAAVLGQFQHPNILRLEGVVTKSRPLMVLTELMELGPLDSFLRQREGHFSSLQLVAMQRGVAAAMQYLSSFAFVHRALSAHSVLVNSHLVCKVARLGHSPQGPGCLLRWAAPEVIAHGKHTTASDVWSFGIVMWEVMSYGERPYWDMSEQEVLNAIEQEFRLPPPPGCPPGLHLLMLDTWQKDRARRPHFDQLVAAFDKMIRKPDTLQAGGDLGDRPSQALLNPVALDFLCLDSPQAWLSAIGLECYQDNFSKFGLCTFSDVAQLSLEDLPALGVTLAGHQKKLLHNIQLLQQHLQQPGSVEV, via the exons ATGGCTACTGAAGGGGCTGCCCGGCCAGGGAGCAGAGTGGCGGGCATGGTGTGCAGCCTGGGGGTCCTGCTCCTGGTGTCTTCAGTTCTAGCCCTGGAAG AGGTATTGCTGGACACCACGGGAGAGACATCTGAGATTGGCTGGCTCACCTACCCGCCAGGAGGG TGGGACGAGGTGAGCGTTCTGGACGACCAGCGACGCCTGACTCGGACCTTCGAGGCTTGCCACGTGGCAGGGGCCCCTCCAGGCACCGGGCAGGACAATTGGCTGCAGACCCACTTTGTGGAGCGGCGAGGGGCCCAGAGGGTGCACATCCGACTGCACTTCTCCGTGCGGGCATGCTCCAGCCTGGGG GACACAGGGGCCTGCCTGGCCCTCGTCGCGGTCAGGCTCTTCTCCTACACCTGCCCCTCCGTGCTCCGGGCCTTTGCCTCCTTTCCAGAGACGCAGGCCAGCGGGGCCGGGGGGGCCTCCCTGGTGGCAGCCGTGGGCACCTGTGTGGCTCACGCAGAGCCAGAGGAGGATGgagtggggggccaggcggggggCAGCCCCCCCAGGCTGCACTGCAATGGGGAGGGCAAGTGGATGGTAGCCGTCGGGGGCTGCCGCTGCCAGCCTGGACACCAGCCCGCGCGAGGGGACAAGGCCTGCCAAG CCTGTCCCCGGGGGCTCTACAAGGCCCAACCTGGAGATGCCCCCTGCTCACCCTGCCCGGCCCGCAGCCACGCTGCCACCCCCGCAGCGCCTGTTTGCCCCTGCCTCCAGGGCTTCTACCGCGCCAGTTCCGACCCACCAGAGGCCCCCTGCACTG GCCCTCCTTCGGCTCCCCGGGAGCTGTGGTTCGAGGTGCAAGGCTCGGCGCTCATGCTGCACTGGCGCCTGCCTCAGGAGCTGGGGGGCCGAGGGGACCTGCTTTTCAATGTCGTGTGCAAGGAGTGCGGAGGCCAGCAGGAGCCGGGCAGCAGCGGGAGCACGTGTCGCCGCTGCAGGGATGAGGTCCACTTTGACCCCCGCCAGAGGGGCCTTACTGAGAGCCGAGTGTTAGTGGGGGGGCTCCGAGCACACGTGCCCTACATCCTGGAGGTGCAGGCTGTCAACGGGGTGTCTGAGCTCAGCCCGGAccctccccaggctgcagccATCAATGTCAGCACCAGCCATGAAG TCCCCTCCGCAGTGCCCGTGGTGCACCAGGTGAGCCGGGCATCCAACAGCATCACAGTGTCCTGGCCGCAGCCCGACCAGGCCAATGGCAACATCCTGGACTATCAGCTCCGCTACTATGACCAG GCAGAAGACGAGTCCCACTCCTTCACCCTGACCAGTGAGACCAACACTGCCACCGTGACGCAGCTAAGCCCCGGCCACATCTACGGCTTCCAGGTGCGGGCGAGGACCGCTGCTGGCCACGGCCCCTACGGGGGCAAGGTCTACTTCCAGACGCTGCCCCAAG GCGAGCTGTCCTCCCAGCTTCCAGAGAGACTGTCCTTGGTGATCGGCTCCGTCCTGGGGGCCTTGGCCTTCCTCCTGCTGGCGGCCATCACCGTGCTGGCCGTGGTCTTCCAGCG GAAGCGGCGCGGGACGGGCTACACGGAGCAACTGCAGCAGTACAGCAGCCCAG GGCTCGGGGTGAAGTATTACATCGACCCCTCCACGTACGAGGACCCCTGCCAGGCCATCCGGGAACTTGCCCGGGAGGTCGATCCTGCATATATCAAGATTGAGGAGGTCATTGGGACAG GCTCTTTTGGAGAAGTGCGCCGGGGCCGCCTGCAGCCCAGGGGACGGCGGGAGCAGGCTGTGGCCATCCAGGCCCTGTGGGCCGGGGGTGCCGAGAGCCTGCAGATGACCTTCCTGGGCCGGGCGGCGGTGCTGGGCCAGTTTCAGCACCCCAACATCCTGCGGCTGGAGGGCGTGGTCACCAAGAGCCGACCCCTCATGGTGCTGACAGAGCTAATGGAGCTCGGCCCCCTGGACAGCTTCCTCAGG CAGCGGGAGGGCCATTTCAGCAGCCTGCAGCTGGTGGCCATGCAGCGGGGAGTGGCCGCCGCCATGCAGTACCTGTCCAGCTTTGCCTTCGTGCACCGCGCGCTCTCTGCCCACAGCGTGCTGGTGAACAGCCACCTGGTGTGCAAGGTGGCCCGTCTTGGCCACAGTCCTCAG GGCCCAGGTTGTTTGCTGCGCTGGGCGGCCCCGGAGGTCATTGCACACGGAAAGCATACAACAGCCAGCGACGTCTGGAGCTTTGGCATAGTCATGTGGGAAGTGATGAGTTATGGAGAACGGCCCTATTGGGACATGAGTGAGCAGGAG GTACTAAATGCAATAGAGCAGGAGTTCCGGTTGCCCCCACCTCCAGGTTGTCCTCCTGGACTACATCTGCTTATGTTGGACACTTGGCAAAAGGATCGTGCCCGGCGGCCTCACTTTGACCAGCTGGTGGCTGCATTTGACAAGATGATTCGCAAGCCAGACACCCTGCAGGCTGGCGGGGACCTTGGGGACAG GCCTTCCCAGGCCCTTCTGAACCCCGTGGCCCTGGACTTTCTCTGTCTGGACTCCCCCCAGGCCTGGCTTTCGGCCATTGGACTGGAATGCTACCAGGACAACTTCTCCAAGTTTGGCCTCTGTACCTTCAGTGACGTGGCTCAGCTCAGCCTGGA agACCTGCCTGCCCTGGGAGTCACCCTGGCCGGCCACCAGAAGAAGCTGCTGCACAACATCCAGCTCCTTCAGCAGCACCTGCAGCAGCCAGGCTCAGTGGAGGTCTGA
- the EPHB6 gene encoding ephrin type-B receptor 6 isoform X1 translates to MATEGAARPGSRVAGMVCSLGVLLLVSSVLALEEVLLDTTGETSEIGWLTYPPGGWDEVSVLDDQRRLTRTFEACHVAGAPPGTGQDNWLQTHFVERRGAQRVHIRLHFSVRACSSLGVSGGTCRETFTLYYRQAEEPDSPGSVPAWHLKRWTKVDTIAADESFPPSSSSSSLAWAVGPHGAGQRAGLQLNVKERSFGPLTQRGFYVAFQDTGACLALVAVRLFSYTCPSVLRAFASFPETQASGAGGASLVAAVGTCVAHAEPEEDGVGGQAGGSPPRLHCNGEGKWMVAVGGCRCQPGHQPARGDKACQACPRGLYKAQPGDAPCSPCPARSHAATPAAPVCPCLQGFYRASSDPPEAPCTGPPSAPRELWFEVQGSALMLHWRLPQELGGRGDLLFNVVCKECGGQQEPGSSGSTCRRCRDEVHFDPRQRGLTESRVLVGGLRAHVPYILEVQAVNGVSELSPDPPQAAAINVSTSHEVPSAVPVVHQVSRASNSITVSWPQPDQANGNILDYQLRYYDQAEDESHSFTLTSETNTATVTQLSPGHIYGFQVRARTAAGHGPYGGKVYFQTLPQGELSSQLPERLSLVIGSVLGALAFLLLAAITVLAVVFQRKRRGTGYTEQLQQYSSPGLGVKYYIDPSTYEDPCQAIRELAREVDPAYIKIEEVIGTGSFGEVRRGRLQPRGRREQAVAIQALWAGGAESLQMTFLGRAAVLGQFQHPNILRLEGVVTKSRPLMVLTELMELGPLDSFLRQREGHFSSLQLVAMQRGVAAAMQYLSSFAFVHRALSAHSVLVNSHLVCKVARLGHSPQGPGCLLRWAAPEVIAHGKHTTASDVWSFGIVMWEVMSYGERPYWDMSEQEVLNAIEQEFRLPPPPGCPPGLHLLMLDTWQKDRARRPHFDQLVAAFDKMIRKPDTLQAGGDLGDRPSQALLNPVALDFLCLDSPQAWLSAIGLECYQDNFSKFGLCTFSDVAQLSLEDLPALGVTLAGHQKKLLHNIQLLQQHLQQPGSVEV, encoded by the exons ATGGCTACTGAAGGGGCTGCCCGGCCAGGGAGCAGAGTGGCGGGCATGGTGTGCAGCCTGGGGGTCCTGCTCCTGGTGTCTTCAGTTCTAGCCCTGGAAG AGGTATTGCTGGACACCACGGGAGAGACATCTGAGATTGGCTGGCTCACCTACCCGCCAGGAGGG TGGGACGAGGTGAGCGTTCTGGACGACCAGCGACGCCTGACTCGGACCTTCGAGGCTTGCCACGTGGCAGGGGCCCCTCCAGGCACCGGGCAGGACAATTGGCTGCAGACCCACTTTGTGGAGCGGCGAGGGGCCCAGAGGGTGCACATCCGACTGCACTTCTCCGTGCGGGCATGCTCCAGCCTGGGGGTGAGCGGGGGCACCTGCCGGGAGACCTTCACCCTTTACTACCGCCAGGCTGAGGAGCCCGACAGCCCTGGCAGCGTGCCAGCCTGGCACCTCAAACGCTGGACCAAGGTGGACACAATTGCAGCTGATGAGAGCTTCCccccttcatcctcctcctcctccttggcgTGGGCGGTGGGACCCCACGGGGCTGGGCAGCGGGCCGGGCTGCAGCTGAACGTCAAAGAGAGGAGCTTCGGGCCTCTCACCCAGCGTGGCTTCTACGTGGCCTTCCAGGACACAGGGGCCTGCCTGGCCCTCGTCGCGGTCAGGCTCTTCTCCTACACCTGCCCCTCCGTGCTCCGGGCCTTTGCCTCCTTTCCAGAGACGCAGGCCAGCGGGGCCGGGGGGGCCTCCCTGGTGGCAGCCGTGGGCACCTGTGTGGCTCACGCAGAGCCAGAGGAGGATGgagtggggggccaggcggggggCAGCCCCCCCAGGCTGCACTGCAATGGGGAGGGCAAGTGGATGGTAGCCGTCGGGGGCTGCCGCTGCCAGCCTGGACACCAGCCCGCGCGAGGGGACAAGGCCTGCCAAG CCTGTCCCCGGGGGCTCTACAAGGCCCAACCTGGAGATGCCCCCTGCTCACCCTGCCCGGCCCGCAGCCACGCTGCCACCCCCGCAGCGCCTGTTTGCCCCTGCCTCCAGGGCTTCTACCGCGCCAGTTCCGACCCACCAGAGGCCCCCTGCACTG GCCCTCCTTCGGCTCCCCGGGAGCTGTGGTTCGAGGTGCAAGGCTCGGCGCTCATGCTGCACTGGCGCCTGCCTCAGGAGCTGGGGGGCCGAGGGGACCTGCTTTTCAATGTCGTGTGCAAGGAGTGCGGAGGCCAGCAGGAGCCGGGCAGCAGCGGGAGCACGTGTCGCCGCTGCAGGGATGAGGTCCACTTTGACCCCCGCCAGAGGGGCCTTACTGAGAGCCGAGTGTTAGTGGGGGGGCTCCGAGCACACGTGCCCTACATCCTGGAGGTGCAGGCTGTCAACGGGGTGTCTGAGCTCAGCCCGGAccctccccaggctgcagccATCAATGTCAGCACCAGCCATGAAG TCCCCTCCGCAGTGCCCGTGGTGCACCAGGTGAGCCGGGCATCCAACAGCATCACAGTGTCCTGGCCGCAGCCCGACCAGGCCAATGGCAACATCCTGGACTATCAGCTCCGCTACTATGACCAG GCAGAAGACGAGTCCCACTCCTTCACCCTGACCAGTGAGACCAACACTGCCACCGTGACGCAGCTAAGCCCCGGCCACATCTACGGCTTCCAGGTGCGGGCGAGGACCGCTGCTGGCCACGGCCCCTACGGGGGCAAGGTCTACTTCCAGACGCTGCCCCAAG GCGAGCTGTCCTCCCAGCTTCCAGAGAGACTGTCCTTGGTGATCGGCTCCGTCCTGGGGGCCTTGGCCTTCCTCCTGCTGGCGGCCATCACCGTGCTGGCCGTGGTCTTCCAGCG GAAGCGGCGCGGGACGGGCTACACGGAGCAACTGCAGCAGTACAGCAGCCCAG GGCTCGGGGTGAAGTATTACATCGACCCCTCCACGTACGAGGACCCCTGCCAGGCCATCCGGGAACTTGCCCGGGAGGTCGATCCTGCATATATCAAGATTGAGGAGGTCATTGGGACAG GCTCTTTTGGAGAAGTGCGCCGGGGCCGCCTGCAGCCCAGGGGACGGCGGGAGCAGGCTGTGGCCATCCAGGCCCTGTGGGCCGGGGGTGCCGAGAGCCTGCAGATGACCTTCCTGGGCCGGGCGGCGGTGCTGGGCCAGTTTCAGCACCCCAACATCCTGCGGCTGGAGGGCGTGGTCACCAAGAGCCGACCCCTCATGGTGCTGACAGAGCTAATGGAGCTCGGCCCCCTGGACAGCTTCCTCAGG CAGCGGGAGGGCCATTTCAGCAGCCTGCAGCTGGTGGCCATGCAGCGGGGAGTGGCCGCCGCCATGCAGTACCTGTCCAGCTTTGCCTTCGTGCACCGCGCGCTCTCTGCCCACAGCGTGCTGGTGAACAGCCACCTGGTGTGCAAGGTGGCCCGTCTTGGCCACAGTCCTCAG GGCCCAGGTTGTTTGCTGCGCTGGGCGGCCCCGGAGGTCATTGCACACGGAAAGCATACAACAGCCAGCGACGTCTGGAGCTTTGGCATAGTCATGTGGGAAGTGATGAGTTATGGAGAACGGCCCTATTGGGACATGAGTGAGCAGGAG GTACTAAATGCAATAGAGCAGGAGTTCCGGTTGCCCCCACCTCCAGGTTGTCCTCCTGGACTACATCTGCTTATGTTGGACACTTGGCAAAAGGATCGTGCCCGGCGGCCTCACTTTGACCAGCTGGTGGCTGCATTTGACAAGATGATTCGCAAGCCAGACACCCTGCAGGCTGGCGGGGACCTTGGGGACAG GCCTTCCCAGGCCCTTCTGAACCCCGTGGCCCTGGACTTTCTCTGTCTGGACTCCCCCCAGGCCTGGCTTTCGGCCATTGGACTGGAATGCTACCAGGACAACTTCTCCAAGTTTGGCCTCTGTACCTTCAGTGACGTGGCTCAGCTCAGCCTGGA agACCTGCCTGCCCTGGGAGTCACCCTGGCCGGCCACCAGAAGAAGCTGCTGCACAACATCCAGCTCCTTCAGCAGCACCTGCAGCAGCCAGGCTCAGTGGAGGTCTGA